The Natrarchaeobius halalkaliphilus DNA segment CGACTTTCGATCGCCGGAGAGATGAGAGCCCGGTCCGGATTCGATCACGTCGTTCGAAGGGAATCGGTGCTCGGCTCGTACACCTCGCCTTTCTGTTTGAGTTTCTCGATTTCGTGCTCCGCTTTCGACTGGTCCATGCCGACCTCCTGTGCACGCTCGAGGACGATATCGACCGGTGCACCTTCGTCGTACTCGGATTCGATCTCGCTGATCAGTCCTTTGAGGTTCTTGATCCGATCGCGCTGGGATTTGGAGGTCCCCGCCTCGACGATGTCCGCATCGAACTCGCCCGTTTCCGGATCGACGCCGATATCCTGGAGACACGACCGGACGATCTCGATGACTCGTTCTGCGTCCTCCTGCTCGACGGTATCGGAGAGTCGAATGCGAGCGCTTGCTTCCGAGAGCCGAACCAGCGCCTCGAGTTTTCGGGCGGTGACGGGGATCGGTGCGTCCTCGTCCGTCCCCTTCGAACGGAGGTCGACGTAGAAATCGCGGATCGTCTCCCGAGCCGCTTCGGTCATCCGCGGGTGACAGTTCTGTTTTGCGAACGCGATATACTTGCGGAGGAGTTCGGCGTCGATGTCCGGATCGACCGTCTCGGTCATTTCGTCGATTTCGTCCTGGCTCACGTCGAGCGAGGTCATCTGATCGCGCTGCGTGGTCAACTCGCCCGCGTAGTTGGTCGTAAGGATGTGCTCAGCGAGGTTCCTGTCCTTTTCCTCGTCGGGCTGGTCGGTGACCGTAAAGATCAGGTCGAACCGGGAGATGAGCGCCGGCTCGAGATCGATCTGCTCGCTCATCGGCTCGTAATGGTCGAAACGCCCGTACTTGGGGTTTGCCGCACCGAGGAGAGAACATCGGGATTTGAGCGTTGCATTAATACCGGCCTTGCTGACCGAAATCTGCTGTTGCTCGAGCGCCTCGTGCATCGCGGATCGGTCCTCCGAGCGCATTTTATCCAGTTCGTCAACCGCCGCGATCCCCTGATCAGCGAGCACGAGCGCGCCAGCCTCGAGGGTCCACTGCTGTCCGTCACCGAAATCGTCGCGAACGGCAGCAGCAGTCAGCCCTGCGCTGGAGCTCCCTTTCCCCGACGTGTAGACGGAACGGGGCGCAATGTTCCGGATGTAACTGAGCATCTGGGAGTTGTGGGACACGATCCCGTTCGAGACGTAGTTGTGGGTTCGTTCGATCTCGAGGTCGTACACCCAGTCGTCGTCGGGTTCGAACGGTTCGATCGAGACGATCCGATCGGTTTCGGCAGGGAACCGTCCACCCGAAACACCGCCGTCGGCACGAGCGCCGTCCGCGTTCCCGATCGACCGCGCGAGGGGATCCGTCGCGGTTTCCACCGCGGCGACGTGATCGCCGGGCGAGAGCGCATCGGCGCGAACGGGGCGAAACGCATCCGGAGCCGACACGAACAGCGGATGCGACGGCGTCACTTCGAGCGATCGACCGCTCGCGGTCCGAATTCGGTACATCCGCTCCGGCGCCCGTCGTTTCCAGACTTTCGTCGCCCGCTGTGGCGCGATCGTCCCGTCCTCTTGCAGCGACGGTACCTCGAGATCGATCTCGTCCCACCAGCCGTCGTCGATCGGATTCGGATCCACGAGATTCGACTCGACGATCTCTCGAATCGGGACGGTTCGTCCGTCCGCGAGAGACACCAGGGTGTCCCCGCGGACACACTTACCCGTACCCGGATCACCGATGAGCAACATGTGCAGATCGCCGCGAATCCTCGAGCCGTCGGGAAGCTGCTTGGTGACGCCCGAAAAGAGCTGAAGGATCATCGCGAGCTTCTCCTGTTCGTAGCCGTAGATCGAGGGGGCGATCGATCCGACCATCCGCTCGTAGACGCTCTCCTGGTTGGAAATCTCGTAGATCTGTTTTTTGTCCTCGTCGGTGATGTCCATGTCCTCGAACTGCTCTTCTTCGACCTGGACCGATACCCCCTCCATGTAAAAGTCGAAGACGGGTGACTTCTCGCCTTGGCTTTCCTGTTGCTCGAGTCGAAGCACGCCGGTCGCGGCGACGTTATCTCCGGGAGTGACCTCGCCGGTGATGTCGTCTTCGATATGAATGTCGAGCGACTGCGGCGTCTCCCCACCACGTAGGCCTTCGGGACTCTCCTGAATTCGAAGCTTCTGGGAATCGACGAACTCGGACTGGTCGAAGTTCACGCGAAACGGCCCCTGTCGTTCACAGCCCTGGCACTCGTGGGGCTCCTGGAAGTTACCGCTCGACTGGGGGACTCGAGAGAGAGTGCCACAGAGCTGGCATTCGAACGCAGCCTCCTCGATTTTGGGCCGGACATCGGTCGCCTTCCGAACGATTCCCCGGACCTGGACCAGCGAGTTCATCTCCCGCGCTCGAATCTCCCTGATCTCGGGGGACTCGGTCTCGGGGAGGTTTCGAATCCGGACGTGGGCCTGCCCGAGGCTGACGTCGATCGGGAGGTCGTACAACCGGAGCGCTTCCTCGGCGTAGCGCTGGAGCTGTTCGGGCTGGTTCAGGTAATCATCAGCCAGATCCGGATCGAACCGATAGAGGTCCTGCCAGTCGATCGCGAGCGATCGCTGTTCGTTCGGATATCGCTGCGCAAGCTGTTTGATATCGCTGTCGTAGTAGTTGCGGAAGAACTGCTCGAACGCGTCGACAAGCTCAGAATTTCCCGCTTGCGCCATTGGAATGGTGTACGGCTCTCATCAGGTATAAATGATGGCAAAGCGCTGCGAAACTGTTCGTCCCTATCTCGAGAGCCGATCGCGCGGTGCGTGGACGGACGGTCGCTACGGGCTGTCCTCGAGGAGTCGATTCGGTCTCAGATCGAGAGCGCTCGAGGACGGCTCCTCGCAGTGAGTTTCGAGAGCCAGTCGTCGACGGTGTAACGCAACCCTCACCGCCGGGACGAGCGTCCGAAAACGGAACGACGCCACGGAGGTTCGGACCGCTGCCGTGCGGTTCGGCGGACGGTTCTTGGTATCGTGGTTCCTCGGACAGTGCGAGTGCCACCATCGGAACGCGAACCCGTTCGCACGGGTCGTTCGAGTCCGCTCGATGGCTCCGGAAGAGTAATTCGAGCGCCGGCCGGAGCGTGGCGTTATCGGCAGTGATAGCCACGCTCCGTCCGCCGGACGAGACCTTTCGCGACGAGCGATCGGAGTATCGGCAAGAGCGTGAGCTTCGAGAGACCGAACCGGTTCTGGAGCTCCGTCGTCGTTGCTTCACCCGCGGAAACGAGCGCGAGGTAGACGAGTTTGGCCCGCGGTGACTGGAGATCGTTCGGCACCGTGACCGACCGGGTGTTGGTGGGCATCATTGGCCACAGAGGACACCAACGAGACGACATATAAATTATCGACGAGAGGTGTGTACAGGGCACAAAGAAAGCTGATTGTGAGGCCAACGTTCGGCAACGGACGGCGTTCAGGGGTCGATATCGTCAGCAGCGACGCCGAGGGTCGCGATCGATCGAACCGCCTCCTCGACGGTGATATCGATGTCGTAGACGTTCTCGCTCGAGATGTGCATCACGAACCCGTTGGTCGTCGGGTTGGGGCCGAGTGGGACCATGATGGTCACCATGTCCCCACAGCCGGTGTTCGCTTCGATTTTCGGGGGCGTATCGGCCGTCAAAAAGCCGAGCATGTACGCGTTCTCGTGTGGAAACTCGACGAGTTTTACCTCCTGAAACTGATCAGTGTCGTCGTCCACCAACAGGTTCGCAGCACGACGAACGCTCTCGTAAATGGTGCGCACGCCGGGGATCGTCTCCATCGTCCGGTGGACGCGCTTTGAAAGGTAGCGTCCGGGCGTGTACTCTGCGACCAGTCCGACCAAAACGAAAAAGGCCACGATCGACAGCAGTGACGCCAGTTGCACGACGATCCGCGGCGGCTCGTTCGGCCACGCATAGATCAGCCCCTCGATGACCGGGGAAAGAACACCGAGGACGAAATCGATCACTACGAGAAGCACGAGAACCGTGACGACGAGCGGAATCGTGATCGCGACACCGTTGACGAACCACCGTTTCAGCCGTTTTCGAACCGTTCCCATGTGCGATACGTACGCTGTCGAGTCCGAACTGAAAATCGCTCCGGCCGACAGAGTGATCCCGGCTCGAGTTTTCACGGCGTCACGCTCGTCTCGCGTGCCAGGACTAACCACGGCGTCGGCGTCCTCGAACGATAGATCTCAAACAGCGGAGTAGCCTCGGGAACCGCTGAATTCTTCCGTCCGCACCTACTCGCAACTCAGAACGGACTCGGTGCCGACGAATTGCAGATCCATCTTCTCAGCGAAAGAGGACAGGAGTTGAGTCCGCCTTCGCACCTGGTCCGGGGCGTGTGCGTCGGTTCCAGCCACGAGTGGAACGTCGTAGTCACCGAAAATAGACAGGAAATCCGGATGCGGATGAACGGTCGCGTACGGCCTGTCGAGGCGACCCGCGTTGATCTCGAGTACGGTGTCCGAATCGACGAGTGCCTCGGCGATGCGACGGTAATCTCCGTCGTTCATCACCCCCCGGAGCGAGGGGCGACGCTGAGTGACGTCGACGTGAGCGATACTGTCGAACAGGTCCGACTCGATCAGTCGGACCTGCCAGTCGACGTACGTTTCGATCGCGGTCCGTTTGGCCGTCTCGGACCGATCGACGAAGTCCTCGTTTTCCATCACGTAATACTCATCCGCGTAGTGAACGCTCCCGATAGCGTAGTCGAAAGCGGCTTCGTCCAGAAAGGACCGAATCTCGGATTCGCGATTCGGGTCGTAGTTCAACTCCACGGCGTCGTAGATCTCGACGTCCGTGGTGGCACGAACCTCGTCGATATCGCTCCTTCTTTCCGCGTAGGTTTCCTCGAGGTCGTACATCCGTCGTCGACCGAACGGATCTTCGTACGGAAGGCAGTGATCGGTGAAACCGATCCCTGATAAACCGGCTTCCGCCGCTGCATCGGCCATCTCGCGCATGTCGTATCCGTCGGAATAGGTCGTGTGCGTGTGGAGGTCGTGCTCGATCACCATGGCTCGGCCTCGAGTAAGTACCCTAATCAAGACTCGCGTCTCGGTATAATCTGCCCGTGCATAGGTGCTCGAGCGGCGACGGGGCAGATCCGAAAATCGGATTCGTCGGTTCACGGAGTCGGTCGCGAGAAAACGGATGGAATCGTCCGGAGATGTTCCACGCCGAAACGTGCTCACTTCGTTGTGCGCGCCTCGTCTGATTCAAATCCGTGCCAGTTCGATCGCTACCGCTCACGAATTAGTTCGCGACAGCAATATGGGATCGCCCGGATTTGAACCGGGGTCACGGGCACCCAAGGCCCGAAGTATACCAAGCTAACCCACGATCCCGTACTCAATCGTTTCGAGTGCAACCCATAAAGGGTTTCGTTTCGCCCGAACGGTTTTGCGTCTCGGGTAGGTAGCCTCGAGTATGGTCACGGGGTTCGAAATCCTGCTGTTAGTCATCGTACTCGCCGCCGTGTTGGGCGCGTCGACGCTCGTCGAGACGGTACGGCCGTTCATCGTCAACGCGGTCGTCGGGCTGCTCGTGTTGTTCGTCGCCCAGTCGGTGTTCGGCTTTTCGGTCGCGGTTACCCCCGTTGCGATCGCGATCGTGGCGATCGGTGGCGTACCCGGCTCACTGCTGGTGATCCTGCTCTCGGCGTTCGGTATCGCGTTCGTTCCGTAGCTCGAGTCTGGCCGGGAAACCGATCGAGAAGCCGATCGAGAGACGATCTGTGAGCGATCGCGACTAGAGGTCGTCCTCGCGAAGCTCGATATCCGCGATGAGATCGTAGGGGTGAGCCCCCTTACGAATCCCGTCGAGGAGCGCAAACGCCTCGTCGGGCTCGAGGAAGTGTTCGGTGACGACGCGTCCGAGCGGCGTCGGTTCGAAGCCGTCGATGAACCCGTACTGGAGGAGCTTTCCGACCGCGTGTTTCGTCGGAACGTCCCCGAGCATCCGGTCGTTGAGCGATTTGGCGGCTCTGGCACCGACCGTGACGTTCGCGAGCGTCTCCTCGACGGCGGCCGATTCGTCGTAGTGAGTCATCACCGACTCCATCTCCCCTTTGAGTAAGGTAAAAGCGACCTCGTCCTCGGTCATCTCCATGGAGTTGTGATACGCACAGTCGGGCTCGACGAGAACGTAGACCGTCCCCTCGTCGTGATAGTCCGGTCGGCCCGCCCGCCCGAGCATCTGGTGGAACTCCTGGACTGAAAGCCACTCGATCCCCATCGCCAGCGAGTCGAAGACGACCTGCGAGGCGGGGAAATCGACGCCCGCCGCGAGCGCCGCAGTCGTCACGACCGCCGCGAGATCCTGATTTCCGAACTGTCGCTCGACCGTCTTTCGACGACCGTAATCGAGCCCGGCGTGGTAGGGCGCGGCGGCGTACTCGAGTTTCCGCGAGATCTCGTGACACCGCCGTCGCGAGTTGGTGAAGATGATCGTCTGGCCGCGATATCCCTTCGAGGATTCGGTATCGAACTCCCGTTTGACGAGTTTGTTCGCGACGCGCACCTTCTCCCTGCCGTCCGCGAACGTGACGTGGCGCTCGATCGGGACGGGACGCTCTTCGAACTCGATCAGGGTCGCCTCGAGCGCCGTGGCGAGCTGTTCGGGGTTGCCAACGGTCGCAGAGAGATACACCCACTGAGCGCCGTCGTAGTCGTCGCGGCGGGCCGCCCGCTGCTCGCAGGTGTGTTTGAGCCTCGAGATCAGCCCGTCGAGACGGTGGCCCCGCTCGTCCTCTTTGAGCATGTGGACTTCGTCGATGACGACCGTTCCGATGTCGCCCATCTCCTTGCCCGTCCGCAGCGCGTGGTCGATCCCTTCGTAGGTCCCGACGATGACGTCGGCGCCGGGATCGAACTGATTTCCGTCGTCGTTGATCCGGCTCGCACCGACCCGAATGGTGACGTCGACGAGGTGGCCGTACTCGTCCTCGAAGTCCTCGTACTTCTGGTTTGCGAGGGCAACGAGCGGGACGAGAAAGAGCATCTTTCCCGCGCCGTTCAGGACGCGGTCGATTCCGGTCATCTCTCCGACCAGGGTTTTCCCGGTCGCCGTCGCCGACACCACGAGCTGATCCTCGCCGTCGAGCAGTCCGTTCTCGACGGAGAGGCTCTGGACGGGTAACAGGGTCTCGAAGCGGTCTTCGAGTAACCCCTGAATGCCGGGGTGGAGGGACAGCGAGTCCACGGTGACCGGATCGACGTCCTCGACGGTGGCCGAGATCGTATCGAACTTCGTCAGATCCGGATCGAGTCGGCCCTTGAGCAGGTTGACGATCCGTTCTAAATCCTGGACCTCGAGCATGAGGTCCTCGAGACGCTCTTTGGCCGCGCCGGTGACCGTCCCGCCACCGGTGTACGACAGCTGGCGCTCGAGTTCCTGGCGAGCGCAATCCCGACAGATCCAGTCCTGGTCGTCTTTGATCGCGGTGTCGGTCGTAACCGGCGAGTACCGTCCCGCCGACGCACAGTAACGACAGGTGCGGACGGCCTTCGCTTTGTCCTCGAGTTGGTATCCCGAGAGCATCTCCAGTAGTCTCCGTCGATCCGCAGACGAGGTCTGCTCGGAGATGCGGATCCGTCGCGTTCGGCGGGCAAGCTCGACGAACTCGTTCGGCGGACGTGGCTCCTCGCTCGAACCTTGTTTGAGTCGAAACTTGGCGGGACGTGGTCCCGCGTCGGTCTCCGAGAGGCCGAGCTTCGCCCGAAACAGCCGCTCACCATCCCGTTCGACGACGACGAGATAGTCGTCGCCCAGTCCGTGACAAAAGATCGTCTCGACCTCCTGGGCCTGCTTCGACACGGTCCCAGATAGCGGGCTGGCGTACTTGAGCGATTCGGACTCGGCTCGGACGGGAATCGTGGGGTGCCAGGAATCTCAGCGCGGGCGGAAGTCGCGGTGACGGTCTCGTCCTCGTAGTTTGCGACCGCGAAGATGACGTCCTCCCGGTCGGATTCGTTCACGTCGAACGACGCGAGCGTCTCCTCGAGGTGGGTTGCGACGGCCTCGAACTCCTCGAGTGTGATCTCGAGGTGGTCGTGGGCGGTCGCCATCTCGTCGCCGGTGTACTCGACGGGGCCACCAGCCACCGCACTGAGGAACTGCGTCTGGTGGGCTCGTTGCTTTTGCATGTCGACGACAGCAGCAATCGCTTCGGTACCGCCGAGTCGATCGCACAGCGTTGTAGGCATCCGATTCGTCGTTTCCCTCGAGAGCGTATGAATAGTTCCACGAACATATTTGTGGGAAGATATCGACGCGTCTCTCGGCCGGACCGAGATCGACCGACAAGCGTGCGCTTTTCATAGTTCAGGCGACGACTGACGACTATGAGAACGCGTGGGACGTTGCGACTGGCGACGCGGGGGTCAGATCTCGCCCGACGACAGGCCTCACTGGTGAAATCGGCCCTCGAGGACCGTCGGTACGAGGTCGAACTCGTAACCGTCGAGACGACGGGCGACCAGATCAGAGACGAGCTGATCCATCGGCTGGGAAAAACGGGCGCGTTCGTCCGCGAGCTCGACGAACACGTCCTCGAGGGGGATCTCGATGCCGCGGTCCACTCGATGAAGGACATGCCGACCGAACAGCCGACGAAACTCGTGACGGCCGCGGTACCCGAACGGGGCACGCCGGGGGACGCCCTCGTGACACCCGACGGGACGACGCTCGAGGAACTCCCCGAAGGATCGGTCGTGGGAACCTCGAGCCTGCGCCGGCGCGCGCAGTTGCTCTCCGAACGTCCCGATCTCACGATCGAGCCGCTTCGGGGGAACGTCGATACGCGCCTCGAGAAGTTGCTCGCGCCCGCACTCCAGGCGGAACATCAGCGTCGAAGCGAAGCCGACAGCGAGCGAAAGGCGAGCACGGGCGACGAGGAGTTCGAACCCGAGTTCGATCGGACCGTCGACGAGTGGTTCGACGATCTCCCAGAACTCGAAAAGCAGGCCCTCGGCCGCGAGGTCGAGACGGAGTACGACGCGATCGTTCTCGCGGAGGCCGGCCTCGAGCGGAGCGGGGTCACGCACGCGGTCGACTACCAGCGCCTTCCGACGAACTCGTTCGTCCCCGCGCCGGGTCAGGGTGCACTCGCCGTAACAGCGGTCGACAGTGAGACGGCTCGCGAGATCCAGTCGGCCATCGACCATCCGCGAAGCCGCGTCGAGACGACCGTCGAGCGAACCCTGCTAGCGGAACTCGGGGGCGGCTGTATCGCGCCGATCGGCGTCTACGCGGTGGTTCAGGGTGAGTACGCCCACACGCGGGTGAGCGTCTTCGATCGCGACGGCGAGGAATCGGTGGCTGCGACCCGGGACCTGCCGGTCGAAACGTACGCCGAGGCGGCACGCGAGTTCGCGGACGATCTCTCCGAGCGCGGCGCGGCGGCACTTATCGAACGCGCACGGGAGGACAGCGAAACACCCGCCGAGGAAGACAGACCCGACGGCAAATAGCAATTCAGAGATCAGCATGTCCGATACCGACGCGGAATCCGACGACAGTGACGAACCGGGAACGGTCTATCTGGTCGGCAGCGGTCCCGGCGATCCCGACCTGTTGACCGTCAAAGCGACGCGGCTACTCGAGAACGCCGACGTCGTCCTTCACGACAAGTTGCCGGGTCCCGAAATCATCGAGATGCTCCCCGAAGATCGCCGCGAGGACGTCGGCAAGCGCGCCGGCGGCGAGCGGACGTCACAGTCGGAGATCAACGAGCGCCTGGTCGACCTCGCCCGCGAGGGCAACGCCGTAGTCAGGTTGAAAGGCGGCGACTCGTTCGTCTTCGGACGCGGCGGCGAGGAAGCCGAATACCTCGCCGCCCACGGCGTCCCGTTCGAGGTCGTTCCCGCAGTTACCTCGGCCATCGCCGCGCCCGCCGTCGCGGGGATCCCCGTGACCCACCGCGATCACGCCTCCTCGGTTTCGTTCGTAACGGGTCACGAAGACCCGACGAAAGCTGAGTCGGCAGTCGACTGGAGCGCACTGGCCGCCACCGGCGGCACGATCGTCGTCCTGATGGGGGTCGGTCGGCTCCCCGACTACACGGCCGCGCTGCTCGAGGCCGGCATGGGCCCCGAGACGCCGGTCGCGCTGATCGAACGGGGGACCTGGCCCGGCCAGCAAGTCGCCACGGGCACCCTCGAGACGATCGTCGACGTCAGGGACGAGGCGGGGATCTCGCCGCCGGCCGTGACGGTCATCGGCGGCGTCGCTGCGACCCGCGAGTCGGTCCTCGAGTTCCTTCGAAACGAGGACGGAACGGCGGTCGCAACCGACGGGACGCCGACCGGAGACGGGGAGCCGCCGGACAAAGGTGGCGAGGAATCGGGCAAAGGCGGCGAGGCGAGGTCCGAAAACGGCGAGCGGGGCCCGAGATGAGCGACCAGCCCACTGTCGCCGTCTTTCGGCCCGACGACGAGCGTCTCGCGGAGGCGAGCGCCCTGCTTGAGTCGCTCGGTGCGGACCCCATCGTTGATCCGATGCTCGCCGTCGAGCCGACCGACGAGACGCCCCGTACCGACGCCGAGTACACGATCTTCACGAGCAAGACCGGCGCGGAACTCGTCGCGGACGCCGGCTGGGAACGCGGCGAGACGACGGTGTGTGCGATCGGGACTCCGACGGCCAGCGCGCTCGAGCGCGTCGGGTACGCGGTCGATCTCGTCCCCGAGGAGTTCACCTCGAGCGGTCTCGTCGCCGCACTCGACGGGAGCGTGAATCCCCGAATCGAGCGAGACGAACGCGAGAGCGACGCGGAGAGACGATCGGCGAACACACCGCGAGAAACCGTCGAGGGCGCACGCGTCGAGGTCGCCCGCAGCGACCACGGCAGCGACGTCCTACTCGAGGGACTCGAGGCCGCGGGCGCGTACGTCCACGAAACGGTCCTCTATCGCCTCGTCCGTCCCGAAGGA contains these protein-coding regions:
- a CDS encoding helix-turn-helix domain-containing protein codes for the protein MMPTNTRSVTVPNDLQSPRAKLVYLALVSAGEATTTELQNRFGLSKLTLLPILRSLVAKGLVRRTERGYHCR
- a CDS encoding uroporphyrinogen-III synthase, whose product is MSDQPTVAVFRPDDERLAEASALLESLGADPIVDPMLAVEPTDETPRTDAEYTIFTSKTGAELVADAGWERGETTVCAIGTPTASALERVGYAVDLVPEEFTSSGLVAALDGSVNPRIERDERESDAERRSANTPRETVEGARVEVARSDHGSDVLLEGLEAAGAYVHETVLYRLVRPEGSGESAERAAGGGLDAACFTSSLTVDHFLESAADRGIRDEALSGLANATVGVIGDPTRETAESQGIDVDVVAEEATFDALARETLEAL
- a CDS encoding PHP domain-containing protein encodes the protein MVIEHDLHTHTTYSDGYDMREMADAAAEAGLSGIGFTDHCLPYEDPFGRRRMYDLEETYAERRSDIDEVRATTDVEIYDAVELNYDPNRESEIRSFLDEAAFDYAIGSVHYADEYYVMENEDFVDRSETAKRTAIETYVDWQVRLIESDLFDSIAHVDVTQRRPSLRGVMNDGDYRRIAEALVDSDTVLEINAGRLDRPYATVHPHPDFLSIFGDYDVPLVAGTDAHAPDQVRRRTQLLSSFAEKMDLQFVGTESVLSCE
- a CDS encoding DUF502 domain-containing protein encodes the protein MGTVRKRLKRWFVNGVAITIPLVVTVLVLLVVIDFVLGVLSPVIEGLIYAWPNEPPRIVVQLASLLSIVAFFVLVGLVAEYTPGRYLSKRVHRTMETIPGVRTIYESVRRAANLLVDDDTDQFQEVKLVEFPHENAYMLGFLTADTPPKIEANTGCGDMVTIMVPLGPNPTTNGFVMHISSENVYDIDITVEEAVRSIATLGVAADDIDP
- a CDS encoding pro-sigmaK processing inhibitor BofA family protein, with amino-acid sequence MVTGFEILLLVIVLAAVLGASTLVETVRPFIVNAVVGLLVLFVAQSVFGFSVAVTPVAIAIVAIGGVPGSLLVILLSAFGIAFVP
- the cobA gene encoding uroporphyrinogen-III C-methyltransferase; amino-acid sequence: MSDTDAESDDSDEPGTVYLVGSGPGDPDLLTVKATRLLENADVVLHDKLPGPEIIEMLPEDRREDVGKRAGGERTSQSEINERLVDLAREGNAVVRLKGGDSFVFGRGGEEAEYLAAHGVPFEVVPAVTSAIAAPAVAGIPVTHRDHASSVSFVTGHEDPTKAESAVDWSALAATGGTIVVLMGVGRLPDYTAALLEAGMGPETPVALIERGTWPGQQVATGTLETIVDVRDEAGISPPAVTVIGGVAATRESVLEFLRNEDGTAVATDGTPTGDGEPPDKGGEESGKGGEARSENGERGPR
- the hemC gene encoding hydroxymethylbilane synthase; amino-acid sequence: MRTRGTLRLATRGSDLARRQASLVKSALEDRRYEVELVTVETTGDQIRDELIHRLGKTGAFVRELDEHVLEGDLDAAVHSMKDMPTEQPTKLVTAAVPERGTPGDALVTPDGTTLEELPEGSVVGTSSLRRRAQLLSERPDLTIEPLRGNVDTRLEKLLAPALQAEHQRRSEADSERKASTGDEEFEPEFDRTVDEWFDDLPELEKQALGREVETEYDAIVLAEAGLERSGVTHAVDYQRLPTNSFVPAPGQGALAVTAVDSETAREIQSAIDHPRSRVETTVERTLLAELGGGCIAPIGVYAVVQGEYAHTRVSVFDRDGEESVAATRDLPVETYAEAAREFADDLSERGAAALIERAREDSETPAEEDRPDGK
- a CDS encoding ATP-binding protein, with the protein product MAQAGNSELVDAFEQFFRNYYDSDIKQLAQRYPNEQRSLAIDWQDLYRFDPDLADDYLNQPEQLQRYAEEALRLYDLPIDVSLGQAHVRIRNLPETESPEIREIRAREMNSLVQVRGIVRKATDVRPKIEEAAFECQLCGTLSRVPQSSGNFQEPHECQGCERQGPFRVNFDQSEFVDSQKLRIQESPEGLRGGETPQSLDIHIEDDITGEVTPGDNVAATGVLRLEQQESQGEKSPVFDFYMEGVSVQVEEEQFEDMDITDEDKKQIYEISNQESVYERMVGSIAPSIYGYEQEKLAMILQLFSGVTKQLPDGSRIRGDLHMLLIGDPGTGKCVRGDTLVSLADGRTVPIREIVESNLVDPNPIDDGWWDEIDLEVPSLQEDGTIAPQRATKVWKRRAPERMYRIRTASGRSLEVTPSHPLFVSAPDAFRPVRADALSPGDHVAAVETATDPLARSIGNADGARADGGVSGGRFPAETDRIVSIEPFEPDDDWVYDLEIERTHNYVSNGIVSHNSQMLSYIRNIAPRSVYTSGKGSSSAGLTAAAVRDDFGDGQQWTLEAGALVLADQGIAAVDELDKMRSEDRSAMHEALEQQQISVSKAGINATLKSRCSLLGAANPKYGRFDHYEPMSEQIDLEPALISRFDLIFTVTDQPDEEKDRNLAEHILTTNYAGELTTQRDQMTSLDVSQDEIDEMTETVDPDIDAELLRKYIAFAKQNCHPRMTEAARETIRDFYVDLRSKGTDEDAPIPVTARKLEALVRLSEASARIRLSDTVEQEDAERVIEIVRSCLQDIGVDPETGEFDADIVEAGTSKSQRDRIKNLKGLISEIESEYDEGAPVDIVLERAQEVGMDQSKAEHEIEKLKQKGEVYEPSTDSLRTT
- a CDS encoding DEAD/DEAH box helicase, which encodes MSKQAQEVETIFCHGLGDDYLVVVERDGERLFRAKLGLSETDAGPRPAKFRLKQGSSEEPRPPNEFVELARRTRRIRISEQTSSADRRRLLEMLSGYQLEDKAKAVRTCRYCASAGRYSPVTTDTAIKDDQDWICRDCARQELERQLSYTGGGTVTGAAKERLEDLMLEVQDLERIVNLLKGRLDPDLTKFDTISATVEDVDPVTVDSLSLHPGIQGLLEDRFETLLPVQSLSVENGLLDGEDQLVVSATATGKTLVGEMTGIDRVLNGAGKMLFLVPLVALANQKYEDFEDEYGHLVDVTIRVGASRINDDGNQFDPGADVIVGTYEGIDHALRTGKEMGDIGTVVIDEVHMLKEDERGHRLDGLISRLKHTCEQRAARRDDYDGAQWVYLSATVGNPEQLATALEATLIEFEERPVPIERHVTFADGREKVRVANKLVKREFDTESSKGYRGQTIIFTNSRRRCHEISRKLEYAAAPYHAGLDYGRRKTVERQFGNQDLAAVVTTAALAAGVDFPASQVVFDSLAMGIEWLSVQEFHQMLGRAGRPDYHDEGTVYVLVEPDCAYHNSMEMTEDEVAFTLLKGEMESVMTHYDESAAVEETLANVTVGARAAKSLNDRMLGDVPTKHAVGKLLQYGFIDGFEPTPLGRVVTEHFLEPDEAFALLDGIRKGAHPYDLIADIELREDDL